The following are from one region of the Camelus ferus isolate YT-003-E chromosome 13, BCGSAC_Cfer_1.0, whole genome shotgun sequence genome:
- the LOC102505998 gene encoding histone-binding protein RBBP4, producing the protein MADKEAAFDDAVEERVINEECKIWKKNTPFLYDLVMTHALEWPSLTAQWLPDVTRPEGKDFSIYQLDLGTHTSDEQNHLVIASMQLPNDDAQFDASHYDSEKGEFGGFGSVSGKIEIEIKINHEGEVNRARYMPQNPCIIATKTPSSDVLVFDYTKHPSKPDPSGECNPDLHLRGHQKEGYGLSWNPNLSGHLLSASDDHTICLWDISAVPKEGKVVDAKTIFTGHTAVSWHLLHESLFGSVADDQKLTIWDTLSNSTSKPSHSADAHPAEVNCLSFNPYSEFILATGSADKTVALWDLRNLKLKLHSFESHKDEIFQVQWSPHNETILASSGTDRRLNVWDLRKIGEERSPEDAEDGPPELLFIHGGHTAKIPDFSWNPNEPWVICSVSEDSITQVWQMAENIYNDEDPEGSMDPEGQGS; encoded by the coding sequence ATGGCCGACAAGGAAGCAGCCTTTGATGACGCAGTAGAGGAACGTGTGATCAACGAAGAGTgcaaaatatggaaaaagaacACCCCTTTTCTTTATGATTTGGTGATGACCCATGCTCTGGAGTGGCCCAGCCTAACTGCACAGTGGCTTCCAGACGTAACCAGACCAGAAGGGAAAGATTTCAGTATTTATCAACTTGACCTGGGGACACACACATCGGATGAACAGAACCACCTTGTGATAGCCAGCATGCAGCTCCCTAATGATGATGCTCAGTTTGATGCTTCACACTATGACAGTGAAAAAGGAGAATTTGGAGGTTTTGGCTCAGTTAGtggaaaaattgaaatagaaatcAAGATCAACCATGAAGGAGAAGTAAACAGGGCACGTTATATGCCCCAGAACCCTTGCATTATTGCAACAAAGACTCCATCCAGTGATGTTCTTGTTTTTGACTATACGAAACATCCTTCTAAACCAGACCCTTCTGGGGAGTGTAACCCAGACTTGCATCTCCGTGGACATCAGAAGGAAGGCTATGGGCTTTCTTGGAACCCTAATCTCAGTGGGCACTTACTTAGTGCTTCAGATGACCATACCATCTGCCTGTGGGACATCAGTGCTgttccaaaggaaggaaaagttgTGGACGCAAAGACCATCTTTACAGGGCATACAGCAGTCTCTTGGCATCTGCTCCATGAGTCTCTGTTTGGGTCAGTTGCTGATGATCAGAAACTTACAATCTGGGATACTCTTTCAAACAGTACTTCCAAACCAAGCCACTCAGCTGACGCCCACCCTGCTGAAGTGAACTGCCTTTCTTTCAATCCATACAGTGAGTTCATTCTTGCCACAGGATCAGCTGACAAGACTGTTGCCTTGTGGGATCTGAGAAATCTGAAACTGAAGCTGCATTCCTTTGAATCACATAAGGATGAAATATTCCAGGTTCAGTGGTCACCTCACAATGAGACTATTTTGGCTTCTAGTGGTACCGATCGCAGGCTGAATGTCTGGGATTTAAGAAAAATTGGAGAGGAACGGTCTCCAGAAGATGCAGAAGATGGGCCACCAGAGTTGTTGTTTATTCATGGTGGTCACACTGCCAAGATACCTGATTTCTCCTGGAATCCCAATGAACCTTGGGTGATTTGTTCTGTATCAGAAGACAGTATCACGCAAGTGTGGCAAATGGCGGAGAACATTTATAATGATGAAGACCCCGAAGGAAGCATGGATCCAGAAGGACAAGGGTCCTAG